In the Colletotrichum lupini chromosome 1, complete sequence genome, one interval contains:
- a CDS encoding HET domain-containing protein, translating to MSLSANVAADSLPFLQYAPLNCERSIRIVILSPSIELDDPIQCALREVRLGSSSQETTPYEALSYVWGGRRGEHPIRCNGCRVDVTKNCLEALRHLRYSDRERLLWIDAICIDQSSIPEKNVQVALMGDVYRFAARTVVWIGTDESPGNLLLSLFRRCRWVGLLLRASPEAKRSTPRPVKAAHAVLVLGAETYTNAVPSRNVLKAIELLIKVPWFTRTWPLQELCLSEHVVVTLGKSSLSWESLNACLKHWITLAGRKFGHRRNELDLVNLADSFGMKMNYRSVLLGEKQENSNIPKLTSAYLEIRLIKTIRRRNAMDKRDQSFSLYNLLGRLGISVPNPDYTKPVTRVYEDLALALCLHSGSFWVLHMGSSEDKVDGLPSWVPDFSQFSPGGFKDQWDLLSNPPPIIAEEVSAIGLLQSGRNTGQLLIRARRLPPVTMISGSHVPNARYLSTTVNYGEDIKDLVLPAVAQWFLFAESLEFFPSRRRGAEALLALIASLATEKTSDDEFKPKADITQTWWANFYKGLMIGFTAEGQRSTKKLVKSASRRGRCVSAHGGCERPNAQSIGWSMMNEKMTDIDTTSRVLLACQGLSLCLVGQGMLAVCDGPVQTGDVPVFGAGLMEELILRPRGEEFEVVGTARILNFEDDEIPKPFSGLDDDSDRCIIESAVWMQCRLENRAGGSKKITYPAYPTQVGTDMKCMWLALPNRTARRPSQRRTHGFILHNLLQPWPQTVDRRQPAGNNPPLTSRMSLLPHRKSRPSQLCLMKEPAIPNFRLGLLVTSGPAAAKSL from the exons ATGTCACTTTCAGCGAATGTCGCCGCCGATAGTCTTCCGTTCTTGCAGTATGCGCCGCTTAACTGCGAGAGATCAATCCGCATTGTCATTTTGAGTCCATCAATCGAGTTGGACGATCCAATTCAATGCGCTTTGAGAGAGGTACGACTAGGAAGCTCATCGCAGGAGACAACACCATACGAAGCGCTCTCGTACGTCTGGGGCGGGAGACGTGGCGAGCACCCGATACGATGCAACGGTTGCCGTGTTGACGTCACGAAGAACTGTTTAGAGGCTTTGCGTCATTTGCGGTATTCCGATCGAGAACGTTTGCTCTGGATTGATGCAATCTGTATCGACCAGTCCAGTATTCCGGAGAAAAACGTCCAGGTGGCTTTGATGGGAGATGTGTACAGATTCGCCGCGCGCACAGTTGTTTGGATTGGTACGGATGAGTCACCCGGTAACTTACTGCTCTCATTGTTTCGACGATGTAGATGGGTGGGACTCTTGCTGAGAGCTTCGCCGGAGGCAAAGCGCTCGACACCGCGAC CCGTGAAGGCCGCACATGCCGTGCTTGTTCTTGGAGCTGAGACTTATACGAACGCAGTTCCAAGCAGAAACGTCTTAAAAGCCATCGAGCTTCTGATCAAGGTCCCTTGGTTTACAAGGACATGGCCGCTGCAAGAACTATGCTTATCTGAGCATGTGGTTGTCACGCTAGGAAAATCTTCCCTTTCTTGGGAATCTTTGAATGCGTGTTTAAAGCACTGGATTACTCTCGCGGGTCGCAAGTTTGGCCACCGAAGAAACGAGCTTGATTTAGTCAATCTCGCAGACAGCTTCGGGATGAAAATGAATTATCGCTCAGTCTTACTCGGAGAGAAGCAGGAAAACTCGAATATCCCAAAGCTGACCTCTGCATATCTCGAAATCCGGTTGATAAAGACGATCAGAAGGAGAAATGCAATGGACAAACGCGACCAGAGCTTTTCACTCTATAACCTTCTCGGAAGGCTCGGTATCAGCGTGCCGAATCCGGATTACACGAAACCCGTCACTAGAGTATATGAGGACCTCGCATTGGCTCTCTGCCTTCATTCGGGTTCATTTTGGGTTTTGCATATGGGGTCTAGCGAAGACAAAGTAGACGGACTGCCATCATGGGTTCCAGACTTCAGCCAATTCAGCCCTGGAGGTTTTAAAGATCAGTGGGACCTGCTTTCGAATCCTCCACCGATCATCGCTGAAGAGGTTTCGGCAATTGGCCTCTTACAAAGCGGACGCAACACCGGACAATTATTAATCAGGGCTCGACGCCTGCCGCCTGTGACAATGATTAGCGGATCCCATGTACCAAACGCACGATACCTTTCAACAACGGTGAATTATGGCGAAGATATcaaagatctagttttaccCGCAGTAGCTCAATGGTTTCTCTTTGCTGAGAGCCTAGAATTCTTTCCGTCTCGAAGACGTGGTGCCGAAGCCTTACTTGCTCTCATCGCGAGTCTAGCAACCGAAAAGACAAGCGACGATGAATTCAAACCCAAGGCGGATATCACACAGACTTGGTGGGCAAACTTCTACAAGGGGCTCATGATTGGTTTCACTGCCGAAGGACAACGGTCGACAAAAAAACTAGTCAAATCCGCTTCTCGGCGTGGACGATGCGTGAGCGCGCATGGAGGCTGCGAGAGACCCAATGCACAGTCCATTGGCTGGTCAATGATGAACGAGAAAATGACAGACATTGACACCACGTCTAGAGTCCTGCTGGCTTGTCAGGGCCTGAGCCTTTGCCTGGTTGGCCAGGGCATGCTGGCAGTGTGCGACGGCCCAGTCCAAACCGGTGACGTGCCGGTGTTCGGGGCCGGGTTAATGGAAGAGCTGATTCTCCGACCACGAGGCGAGGAGTTCGAAGTGGTCGGAACTGCTCGTATCCTGAACTTCGAGGATGACGAAATCCCAAAGCCGTTTTCTGGGTTGGACGATGACAG TGACCGTTGCATTATTGAGTCGGCGGTATGGATGCAATGTCGTCTTGAAAACCGAGCCGGTGGGAGTAAGAAGATAACATATCCAGCATATCCAACTCAAGTG GGAACCGATATGAAATGCATGTGGCTCGCATTACCAAATCGCACAGCTCGCCGGCCATCACAACGCCGTACCCATGGCTTCATCTTGCACAACCTCCTACAACCTTGGCCCCAGACTGTTGATAGGAGACAGCCTGCAGGAAATAACCCTCCACTCACATCACGGATGTCACTGCTCCCACACCGAAAGTCAAGACCGTCTCAACTTTGCCTCATGAAAGAGCCGGCAATCCCAAATTTCAGGCTAGGCTTATTGGTGACATCGGGACCTGCGGCAGCCAAGTCGCTTTAG